Proteins from a single region of Meles meles chromosome 10, mMelMel3.1 paternal haplotype, whole genome shotgun sequence:
- the LRRN3 gene encoding leucine-rich repeat neuronal protein 3, whose protein sequence is MKDMPLRIHVLLGLAITTLVQAVDKKADCPQLCTCEIRPWFTPRSIYMEASTVDCNDLGLLNFPARLPADTQILLLQTNNIAKIEYSIDFPVNLTGLDLSQNNLSSVTNINVKKMPQLLSVYLEENKLTELPEKCLSGLSNLQELYINHNLLSTISPGAFIGLHNLLRLHLNSNRLQMINSKWFDALPNLEILMIGENPIIRIKDMNFKPLINLRSLVIAGINLTEIPDNALAGLENLESISFYDNRLIKVPHVALQKAINLKFLDLNKNPINRIRRGDFSNMLHLKELGINNMPELISIDNLAVDNLPDLRKIEATNNPRLSYIHPNAFFRLPKLESLMLNSNALSALYHGTVESLPNLKEISIHSNPIRCDCVIRWINMNKTNIRFMEPDSLFCVDPPEFQGQNVRQVHFREMMEICLPLIAPESFPSNLDLASGSYVSLHCRATAEPQPEIYWITPSGQKLLPNTLKDKFYVHSEGTLDINDITPTEGGLYTCIATNLVGADLKSVMIKVDGSFPQDNNESLNIKIKDVQANSVLVSWKASSKILKSSVKWTAFVKTEHSHAAQSARIPSDVKVYNLTHLNPSTEYRICIDIPTIYQKTRKQCVNVTTKGVDPDRKEYENSNTTTFMACLGGFLGIIGVICLFSCLSQEMNCDGGHGYMRNYVQKPTFTFSELYPPLINLWETGKEKSTALEVKATVIGVPTNMS, encoded by the coding sequence ATGAAGGACATGCCACTCCGAATTCATGTGCTACTTGGCCTAGCTATCACTACACTAGTACAAGCTGTAGATAAAAAAGCGGATTGCCCACAATTATGTACATGTGAAATCAGACCTTGGTTTACACCCAGATCCATTTATATGGAAGCATCTACAGTGGACTGTAATGATTTAGGTCTTTTAAATTTCCCAGCCAGATTGCCTGCTGACACACAGATTCTGCTCCTACAGACTAACAATATTGCAAAAATTGAATACTCCATAGACTTTCCAGTAAACCTCACCGGCCTGGACTTATCTCAAAACAATTTATCTTCAGTCACCAATATTAATGTAAAAAAGATGCCTCAGCTTCTTTCTGTGTATTTAGAGGAAAACAAACTAACTGAGCTGCCTGAAAAATGTCTGTCTGGGCTGAGCAACTTACAAGAACTCTATATTAATCACAACTTGCTTTCTACAATTTCACCTGGAGCCTTTATTGGTCTCCATAATCTTCTTCGACTTCATCTCAATTCAAATAGATTGCAGATGATCAACAGTAAGTGGTTTGATGCTCTTCCCAATCTGGAGATCCTGATGATTGGGGAAAATCCAATCATCAGAATCAAAGACATGAACTTTAAGCCGCTTATCAATCTTCGCAGCCTGGTTATAGCTGGTATAAACCTCACAGAAATACCAGATAATGCCTTGGCTGGACTTGAAAACTTAGAAAGCATCTCTTTTTATGACAACAGGCTTATTAAAGTGCCCCATGTTGCTCTCCAGAAAGCTATAAACCTCAAATTCTTGGATCTAAATAAAAATCCCATTAATAGAATACGGAGGGGTGATTTCAGCAATATGTTACACTTAAAAGAGTTGGGAATAAATAATATGCCTGAGCTGATTTCCATCGACAATCTTGCTGTGGATAACCTGCcagatttaagaaaaatagaagctACAAACAACCCACGGTTGTCTTACATTCACCCAAATGCATTTTTCAGGCTACCCAAGCTGGAATCACTGATGCTCAACAGCAACGCCCTTAGTGCCCTCTACCATGGTACAGTTGAGTCTCTGCCAAACCTCAAGGAGATCAGCATACACAGCAATCCCATCAGGTGTGACTGCGTCATCCGTTGGATTAATATGAACAAAACTAACATTCGATTCATGGAGCCAGACTCACTATTCTGCGTGGACCCACCTGAATTCCAAGGCCAAAATGTTCGGCAGGTGCATTTCAGGGAAATGATGGAAATCTGTCTCCCTCTTATAGCTCCTGAGAGCTTCCCTTCTAATCTGGATTTAGCATCTGGGAGCTACGTTTCCTTGCATTGCAGAGCTACTGCAGAGCCACAGCCCGAAATCTACTGGATAACACCTTCTGGTCAAAAACTCTTACCTAATACTCTGAAGGACAAGTTCTATGTCCATTCTGAAGGCACACTAGATATAAACGACATAACTCCAACAGAAGGGGGTCTATATACTTGTATAGCAACTAACCTGGTTGGTGCTGACTTGAAGTCTGTTATGATCAAAGTGGATGGTTCTTTTCCGCAGGATAACAATGAatccttaaatattaaaataaaagatgttcaGGCCAATTCAGTTCTGGTGTCTTGGAAAGCAAGTTCTAAAATTCTCAAATCCAGTGTTAAGTGGACCGCCTTTGTCAAGACTGAACATTCCCATGCTGCCCAGAGTGCTCGAATACCATCTGATGTCAAAGTATATAATCTTACTCATCTGAACCCATCAACTGAGTACAGAATTTGTATTGATATCCCCACCATCTatcaaaaaaccagaaaacaatgtGTCAATGTCACCACAAAAGGTGTGGACCCTGATcgaaaagaatatgaaaacagtaaCACCACAACCTTTATGGCCTGCCTTGGAGGCTTTTTGGGGATTATTGGTGTGATATGTCTTTTCAGTTGCCTCTCACAAGAAATGAATTGTGATGGTGGACATGGCTATATGAGGAATTACGTACAGAAACCAACCTTCACATTCAGTGAGCTTTATCCTCCTCTAATCAACCTCTGGGAAACaggcaaagaaaaaagtacagcACTGGAAGTGAAAGCAACGGTTATAGGTGTGCCAACAAATATGTCCTAA